The following proteins are encoded in a genomic region of Candidatus Eisenbacteria bacterium:
- a CDS encoding serine/threonine-protein kinase codes for MTRPEDTSQNTVMPRGLPLVAMRQDSGSDSVAPEVHADSVRRFGWLALIYSLTYLTVEIYAVSTHSEMPLDRHLLSLIPISIGLLVWGAARAGRITRTAFPKILIAFQLVSTFGIILATWGWETYAGQALRDLAGLAGGDPNQFLARLQEHKIQLFSPDGVPWIGVWILIVPLVLPLSPRQTAIGSLLSASILPAYFALSLLVHGASPEVSWWAWKFIADLSVPTYICAGIAFVGSRVMYGLERQLSDARQLGSYRLEERLGAGGMGEVWRAKHRLLARPAAIKLIRTEAVAVGGGDPAAARTALTRFEREAQATSMLGSPHTIEIYDFGVTENGSFYYVMELLDGMDFRRLVERHGVIPPNRAVYLLTQVCHSLADAHASGLIHRDIKPANIFTCRRGRDDDFVKVLDFGLVKETAQRKDAQLTAEGTTTGTPAFMAPEAVYGADRVDARSDLYALGCIAYWLLTGKLVFEADTPIRMLLGHLNDPPPRPSTRTSQAIPPGLEQVIMECLEKDPSKRPGTAEALARRLDESLDGPRWTAADARAWWQQVREDAGRSGAGASTGGASTGGAVRDVEQPPSRDPSRPEEITRP; via the coding sequence ATGACCCGCCCCGAGGACACCTCCCAGAACACCGTCATGCCGCGCGGCCTTCCCTTGGTCGCGATGCGGCAGGACTCCGGCTCGGACTCGGTCGCGCCGGAAGTCCACGCGGACTCGGTGCGCCGTTTCGGGTGGCTCGCGCTCATCTATTCCCTGACCTATCTCACGGTCGAGATCTACGCCGTCTCCACGCACTCGGAGATGCCGCTGGACCGGCACCTTCTCAGCCTCATCCCGATCTCGATCGGGCTCCTCGTGTGGGGAGCCGCGCGCGCGGGAAGGATCACGCGGACCGCCTTCCCCAAGATCCTGATCGCCTTCCAGCTGGTGAGCACCTTCGGGATCATTCTCGCCACCTGGGGATGGGAAACCTACGCCGGCCAGGCGCTCCGCGATCTGGCCGGGCTCGCAGGAGGAGACCCGAACCAGTTCCTGGCGCGGCTCCAGGAGCACAAGATCCAGCTCTTCTCCCCCGACGGCGTTCCGTGGATCGGAGTCTGGATCCTCATCGTCCCGCTGGTTCTCCCTCTGTCCCCGCGACAGACCGCGATCGGATCGCTCCTGAGCGCGTCGATCCTGCCCGCTTACTTCGCCCTCTCGCTTCTCGTGCACGGCGCTTCGCCCGAGGTGTCGTGGTGGGCGTGGAAGTTCATCGCGGATCTCTCCGTCCCGACCTACATCTGCGCCGGAATCGCGTTCGTGGGATCCCGCGTGATGTACGGCCTGGAGCGGCAGCTCTCCGACGCGCGCCAGCTGGGAAGCTACCGGCTGGAGGAACGGCTCGGAGCCGGCGGCATGGGCGAGGTGTGGAGGGCGAAGCACCGGCTCCTCGCGCGCCCCGCGGCGATCAAGCTGATCCGCACGGAAGCGGTGGCGGTGGGCGGAGGGGATCCGGCCGCGGCGCGCACCGCGCTGACGCGGTTCGAGCGCGAGGCCCAGGCCACGTCCATGCTCGGCTCGCCCCACACGATCGAGATCTACGACTTCGGCGTGACCGAGAACGGGAGCTTCTACTACGTCATGGAGCTTCTCGACGGGATGGACTTCCGCCGTCTCGTCGAGCGGCACGGAGTGATCCCGCCGAATCGCGCCGTGTATCTCCTCACCCAGGTGTGCCACTCGCTCGCGGACGCGCATGCGAGCGGGCTCATCCATCGCGACATCAAGCCCGCGAACATCTTCACGTGCCGGCGCGGGAGGGACGACGATTTCGTGAAGGTGCTCGATTTCGGGCTCGTGAAGGAGACCGCGCAGCGGAAGGACGCGCAGCTCACGGCGGAGGGAACGACGACGGGAACCCCGGCGTTCATGGCGCCCGAGGCCGTCTACGGCGCGGATCGCGTGGACGCGCGATCGGATCTCTACGCGCTCGGCTGCATCGCGTACTGGCTCCTGACCGGCAAGCTGGTCTTCGAGGCCGACACGCCGATCCGCATGCTGCTGGGCCATCTGAACGATCCACCGCCACGCCCGTCCACGCGCACGTCGCAGGCGATTCCGCCGGGGCTGGAGCAGGTCATCATGGAGTGCCTCGAGAAGGATCCCTCGAAGCGTCCCGGGACCGCGGAAGCGCTGGCGCGGAGGCTGGACGAGTCGCTGGACGGGCCGCGCTGGACGGCGGCCGATGCTCGCGCGTGGTGGCAGCAGGTGCGCGAAGATGCCGGTCGAAGCGGTGCCGGGGCATCGACCGGCGGGGCTTCGACCGGAGGGGCCGTGCGGGATGTCGAGCAGCCGCCTTCTCGCGATCCGTCCCGACCCGAGGAGATCACGCGTCCGTGA
- a CDS encoding DinB family protein — protein MNADASLREHLVALLDWKDAHATFDKAVEGVAAEDRGKVPDGATHSIWQVVEHLRLAQRDILDFCVNAKYEEPDWPDDYWPLNPAPPSAAAWDESLAGYREDRGRMMDLAKDASTDLFARIPHGTGQTYLREILLVADHNAYHIGQIVLIRRLLGIWPGA, from the coding sequence GTGAACGCCGACGCTTCGCTTCGCGAGCATCTCGTCGCGCTGCTCGACTGGAAGGACGCGCACGCGACGTTCGACAAGGCGGTGGAGGGCGTCGCTGCCGAGGATCGCGGCAAGGTTCCCGACGGCGCCACGCATTCGATCTGGCAGGTGGTCGAGCACCTGAGGCTCGCGCAACGGGACATCCTCGACTTCTGCGTGAACGCGAAGTACGAAGAGCCCGACTGGCCGGACGATTACTGGCCTCTGAACCCCGCGCCACCGAGCGCCGCGGCGTGGGATGAGAGCCTCGCGGGCTATCGCGAGGACCGCGGGCGGATGATGGATCTCGCGAAGGACGCTTCGACGGATCTCTTCGCGCGCATCCCGCACGGAACCGGGCAGACGTATCTGCGCGAGATCCTGCTCGTCGCGGACCACAACGCGTATCACATCGGGCAGATCGTGCTGATCCGAAGGCTCCTGGGGATCTGGCCGGGAGCGTGA
- a CDS encoding DUF4199 domain-containing protein translates to MGTIVKYGLILAAGVIAWMFLMGFTGWYKDPVLVNLFFLVIPFQVFLVVQALRETARQGAGYGAQIGAGVAISSIAAIFIFGASILYTTVAFPTYFSDIHAMQEQAMRRAGISEKQIAEVLEAAKRSYTPLSQAIQGFFGTVITGLVTALTAGRWIRHRPAPVAAA, encoded by the coding sequence ATGGGCACGATCGTGAAGTACGGACTGATACTCGCCGCGGGAGTGATCGCCTGGATGTTCCTCATGGGATTCACCGGCTGGTACAAGGACCCCGTGCTGGTGAACCTCTTCTTCCTCGTGATTCCCTTCCAGGTCTTCCTGGTCGTGCAGGCGCTCCGCGAGACGGCGCGCCAGGGCGCGGGCTATGGAGCGCAGATCGGGGCCGGCGTGGCGATCTCCTCGATCGCAGCGATCTTCATCTTCGGCGCGTCCATCCTCTACACGACGGTCGCGTTTCCCACCTATTTCTCCGATATCCATGCGATGCAGGAACAGGCCATGCGTCGGGCCGGGATCTCCGAGAAACAGATCGCGGAGGTGCTGGAAGCGGCCAAGCGCAGCTACACGCCCTTGAGCCAGGCGATCCAGGGCTTCTTCGGAACCGTGATCACGGGGCTCGTGACGGCGCTCACCGCGGGGCGCTGGATCCGGCACCGGCCGGCGCCGGTGGCCGCGGCGTAA